Sequence from the Agrococcus sp. SL85 genome:
TGCCGAGGATGCGGGCGCTGCCCCGGATGACGGCGAAGACGTGCTGCCGCTCCTCCACGACCTCGATCGCGCCCGTCGTCGCGGGCGTGCGCTCGAAGGCGGAGGCCGGGTCGGGCAGCACGAGCAGCACGACGATCGCGATCACGGTGCCGACGGCGCAGACGACCCACACCGAGTGCACGGGGAGGCCGAGGCCCAGCACCGCGGAGCCCAGCAGCGGGCCCACGAACATGCCCAGCCGGAAGATGCCGCCGAGGGTCGAGAGCGCCCGCGCCCGGTAGCGCAGCGGCACGAAGGTCGTCATGAAGGCGTGCCGGGCCAGGCCGAAGACCGCGTGGCCGAGGCCCAGGACGAACACGGCGACGCCCAGCACCCACACGTCGCGCGCGACGAACGCGAGCGCGAGCGCCGCGAGCACGAGCGCGCCCGCCGCGATCATCGTGGGGCGCTCGCCGAAGCGCGCGACGATCGAGCCTCCGGGCACGTCGCCCGCGAGCTGGCCCACCGTGAGCATCGCCGCGACGACGGCCGCCACGGCGAGCGAGGCCCCGAGGTCGCCCGCGATGAGGGGGATGTAGGGGATGACGGCGCCCTCGCCGATCGCGAACGCGGCGGTCGGCACGAAGGCGGCGCCCGCGACCCGCCGCCACGGGAAGCGCTCCGACTGGTCGACGCCGCTCACGATCCGCTCACGCTGCGAGCCTACGACCTGTCTGATCTCGGGCCCCGAGCGGGGCCTGGACCGATCCGGTCCCCGCGCGCGGACGCACGGCATCCGCCGCCTCCGGGCTCGGTAGGCTGGAGCATCATGGCCGATCTCGACATCGCCGGCGACATCGCCGACCTCCGCTCCACCTTCGCCTCCATCACCGCGGTGGCCGACGTGCCGCAGCTCGAGGCCGACATCGCGACGCTCTCGGAGCAGGCGGGCGCGCCCGACCTCTGGGACGACGTGGAGGCGGCGCAGAAGGTCACGAGCGCCCTCAGCCACAAGCAGGCCGCCCTCAAGCGCATCACCGAGACGACGGCGCGCATCGACGACCTCGAGGTGCTCGTCGAGATGGCGAACGAGGAGGGCGACGCCTCGGTGCAGGACGAGGCCCGCAAGGAGCTCGCCGCCATCAAGAAGGTCGTCGCCGACATGGAGATCCAGACGCTCCTCGACGGCGAGTTCGACTCCATGCCCGCGGTCGTCACCATCCGCGCCGGTGCCGGCGGCGTCGACGCGAGCGACTTCGCCGAGATGCTCCTGCGCATGTACCTGCGCTACGCCGAGCAGCACGGCTACTCGGTATCGGTGCACGAGACCTCCTACGCGGAGGAGGCGGGCATCAAGTCGGCGTCCTTCGAGGTCGACACCCCGTACGCCTTCGGCAACCTCTCGGTCGAGGCCGGCACGCACCGCCTCGTCCGCATGAGCCCCTTCGGCGCGGCCGGCAAGCGCCAGACCTCGTTCGCGGCGGTCGAGGTCGTGCCGCTGTTCGAGGAGGCCGTCGAGGTCGAGGTGCCCGAGAACGACATCCGCGTCGACGTCTTCCGCTCCTCCGGCCCCGGAGGCCAGTCGGTCAACACGACCGACTCGGCCGTGCGCATCACGCACATCCCCACCGGCATCGTCGTCTCGATGCAGAACGAGAAGAGCCAGATCCAGAACCGCGCGGCCGCGATGCGCGTGCTGCAGAGCCGCCTGATGCTCCGCCAGCGCGAGGAGGAGGCGGCGCGCAAGAAGGAGCTCGCCGGCAACATCTCGGCCAGCTGGGGCGACCAGATGCGCTCGTACGTGCTCGCGCCGTACCAGATGGTCAAGGACCTCCGCACGCTGCACGAGGTGAACAACCCGAGCGCGGTCTTCGACGGCGACCTCGACGGCTTCATCGCCGCGGGCATCCGCTGGCGCAAGCAGCAGCAGCTCGAGCAGGACTAGCGGAGCGGCGGCGCGGGCCATGCAGACGGGCGCCGACTACCTCGCGAGCCTCGACGACGGCCGCGTCGTCGTGCTCGACGGGGAGCGCGTCGAGCGCGTGGCCCAGCATCCGGCGCTCGCGGGCACCGCGGCGACGATCGCCTCGCTCTACGACGCGCTCCACGGGTCGGACGCCGCTGCGCTGCTCGCCGAGGGGCCCGGCGGCGCACCCACCCACGCCTTCTGGGCGATCCCGCGCTCGCGCGGGGACCTCCGCGCCCAGCGCGAGGCGATCCGCGCCTGGCAGCGCACGACGCACGGCTGGCTCGGCCGCACGCCGGAGACGATGGCCGCGACCATCACCTCGATGGCCGCGCACGCCCCCTTCTACGGCCGCTTCGAGGCGAACGTGCGGGCGATGCACGCGCGCGACGCCGCCGCGGTCACGCACTACGCGCAGGCGCTCGTGAACCCGCCCGTGGACCGTGACCTGCCGCCCGACGAGGTGGCCGACGTCTTCCTCCACGTCGTGCGCGAGACCGACGAGGGGCTCGTGCTGCGCGGCGCGAAGGCCGTCGTCACGGGCGCCGCGACGGCGCAGCGCCTGCTCGTCTCGCACTTCGGCGGCGAGGTGCAGACCGACGACTTCGCGATCGCCGCCTCGGTGCCGGTCGGCGCCCAGGGCCTGCGCCTCTACGCGCGCGGCATCCCCTCGGCGCCGGACGCGCCGCTCGCCTCGCGGTTCGCGGAGCACGACTGGCTCGTGGTCTTCGACGACGTGCTCGTGCCGTGGGAGGACGTCCTCATCCGCGACGCGGCGACGATGCTCGCGCACAACCGCGGCGCGGTCGGCTGGAACGCGCGCCTCGCGCTGCAGTCCGCCACGCGGCTCGAGGCCAAGCTCGAGCACCTCGCGGCGCTCGCCGCGCGTGCGGTCGAGATCCTCGGCACGCAGGAGCTCCGCGGCGTCCAGGCGGCGCTCGGCGAGCTCGTCGCCGTCCGCCACGCGGTGGCGGGGATGCGCGACGCGATGATCGAGCAGGCCGGCCCCGTCGGCGACGAGGGGGCGTGGGGCCCGGGCGTCGAGCCCGCGATGGCCTTCTCCGCCGCCGCGCCCGATGCCTACGGGCGCGTGCGCGCGCTGCTGCAGACGACGCTCGCCTCGGGCCTCGCGCACCTGCCGGTGCCGGCCGCCGCGCTCGCCGAGCATCCCGAGGTCGCGCCGCTGCTGCGCGGCAGCGGGGGAGCGGACGCGTCCGAGCGGCTCGATGTGCTCGGCACGCTGCACGACGCGCTCGTCAGCGGCTTCGGCGCGCGGCACGAGCTCTACGAGCGCAGCCACTGGGGCCAGCCCGAGCGCACCCACGTCGGCATCCTCGGCCTCGCGCGGGCGCACGGGCGCCTCGACGACTGGCGCGGCTGAGCGCTGCGACGGCACCACGAGGGGCCGCCCGCTCAGCGGACGGCCCCTCGTGGTCGCGGAGTGCGCTGCGCTAGCGCGTCACGACCTTCTGGTAGGGCGTGAGGCGCGACCAGTTGCCCGAGACCTGGATGTCGCCCGCCGGGGGCTTCAGGATCCAGCAGGTGTAGCGCGAGGTGTCGAAGCGGTTGTTCAGCACGTCGATGTTCTGGAACGGGCCGTAGCCCTTCTGCGCGATGTTCACCGAGCAGGCGCCGCCATCGATCCAGTTGAGGTAGATGCGCACGTTCGAGGTCGTGCCGCGATCCTGCGTGATCATGATGGCCGCGTTGTAGGCGCCCGAGAACCGGTTGCGCTCGATGATGTAGTTCGAGCCGCTCTGGATCTGGATGTTGTCGTCGTGGCTCGGGCCGCCGTTCCAGCCCGGGTCGTTCTCGAAGTGCAGGTTCTGGTGCAGCAGCGAGTCGCGGATCGTCACGTTGCCGGGAGCCCAGAAGTGACCGCTGTCGACGACGTTGCGGACCTCGATGCGGTTCGCGGTGATGTTGAAGCCGCGGAGGCCGTCGATCTTGGGGTGGCGGTGGGTCGGGTCGAGCTCGCTGTCCTGGATCGTCAGGCTCGCGCCGGGCGTGATCACCTGCACGAGGGATGCCTGGCCGCCGATCGCGCCGCCGCGGATGAGGGAGTTGCGGATGATCACGCCCGAGGCGCGCACGTCGACGTAGCCGCGGATGTCGAGGCCGTCGATGACGGTGCCGGGGCGGGTGATGACGAGGTTGCCCGTGTGGACGCGCAGCTGCGTGCCTGCGGGCACTCCCGTGGAGTCGGGCGTGGGCATCGCCATCTGGGGGCGGATGAACGGGCGCTCGGGCGCAGGTGCGGCTGCGGCCGAGGCGGGCGACGCGGCGCCCAGCGGCAGGAGCCCGCCGAGGAGTGCCGCGGCTGCGGCGGCGACGGCGAGCCGAGCGCGCAGGCGCCCCCCGATGCGACTCGTCGTCGGGTCAGTGGTGTCACGGTCGTTGAGAATGATGGAGCCTCTCGTGGAGCAGGATCGCGCGAGGGACGCACTGCGGCGCCGAAGGGGCTGCAGGCGATGGATGGTCGAGCAGGGCGGTCGTGACCTCGCCCGCTGCGCCTGCGGCTGCCTCGCGCCTGGAGCGCTCGACGCACTGAGGGTACCAGAGGCCAATCCTCAGGAAACCGAGGAGAAATCAAGAGGTGCGCCTGCGCGGCGACGCGTCGCGGCCCCTCGCCGCGCGGGAGCCGCGCCGCGCCGGGCGCGTGCGCGCGCCGAGCGCGCCGAGGCCCATACCCTCGACGCGTCATGATCCGGTTCGACGAGGTCTCGAAGACCTACTCCCGCAAGGCGCGCCCCGCCCTCGAGGGCATCTCGCTCGAGATCCTCAAGGGCGAGTTCGTGTTCCTGGTCGGCGCCTCCGGCTCCGGCAAGAGCACGCTCATCCGCATGGTGCTCCGCGAGGAGCGCCCCACGAGCGGCGAGGTGCACGTGCTCGGCCAGCGCCTCCAGGCCCTGCCCACCCGCCGCGTGCCCTTCTTCCGCCGCAACCTCGGCGTCGTCTTCCAGGACTTCCGCCTCCTGCACAACAAGACCGTCTACGAGAACGTCGCCTTCACGCTGCAGGTGATCGGCAAGAGCCGCGGCTTCATCTCGGAGGCCGTGCCCGACGTGCTGAAGATCGTCGGCCTCGCGGGCAAGGCCAGCCGCCTGCCGCACGAGCTCTCCGGCGGCGAGCAGCAGCGGGTCGCGATCGCGCGCGCCGTCGTGAACCGGCCGCCGATCCTGCTGGCCGACGAGCCCACCGGCAACCTCGACCCCTCGACGAGCGCCGGCATCATGGCGCTCCTCGCGCGCATCAACGAGGGCGGCACGACCGTCGTCATGGCGACGCACGAGGCGGCGATCGTCGACTCGATGCAGAAGCGCGTCGTCGAGCTCGACGCGGGCCGCATCATGCGCGACGAGGCCACGGGCTCGTATCGCCGCACGCTCGCCGCCTACGACGACGAGCTCGGCGAGGAGGTGCCGGCATGAGGATCCAGCTGATCGCCGACGAGGTCTGGAACGGCCTGCGCCGCAACCTCTCGGTCGTGGTCTCGGTCGTGCTCGTCACCTTCATCTCGCTCTCGTTCGTGGGCGCCGCGATCCTGCTGCAGATGCAGATCACGCAGATGAAGGGCTTCTGGTACGACCGCGCCCAGGTTGGCATCTACTTCTGCGGCCCCGTCGACGCCACCGACACCTGCACGCAGACCGCTGCCACCGAGGAGCAGGTGCAGGCCGTGCGCGAGGTGCTCGAGACCGGCGCGATCGCCCAGTACGTCGGCGACGTCGAGTTCGAGGATCGCGAGGCCGCCTACGCGAACTTCATGGACCAGTTCGGAGGCACGGCGAGCGCGGAGTTCGCGAGCCCCGAGACGATGAACGAGGCGCTGCGCGTGCGCCCGACGACGCCCGACGACGCCGCGCTCATCAGGGAGGCGACGAGCTCGCTGCCGGGCGTGCTCGAGGTGCGCGACCAGCAGGCGCTCCTCGAACCGATCTTCCAGGTGCTCAACACCGCCTCGCTCGCGGCGATCGGCGTCGCCGTGCTCATGCTCGTCGCGGCGGTGCTGCTGATCTCCACGACCATCCGGCTCTCCGCATTCTCGAGGAAGCGCGAGCTCGGCATCATGCGCCTCGTGGGAGCCTCGAACCGCTTCATCCAGACGCCGTTCATCATCGAGGGCGTCGTGGCGGCGCTCCTCGGCGCGGTGCTCGCGGCCGGCTCCGTCGTCGCGATCGTGCACTTCTTCCTGCAGGGCTACGTCGCGCCGATGCTGCAGACGATCGCGATCGTCGGGGTCGGCGACGCGCTCGTGGTCGCGCCCGTCCTCGTGGGGATCGGCGTGCTCTTCGCGGGCGTCGCCGCGGCAGTCGCGATCCGCAGGTACCTGCGGATCTGAGCGCGGATCCGGCCATGTCCTGGCAGGCTCGTCCCGACGGCCGCTAGGCTGGAGGGCTGCCCGCACCGTGCGGGCGCGACCACAGGAGGGCACCATGCCGCGCGAGACGGGCCAGAAGGTCGTGGCGCAGAACCGCAAGGCGCGCCACGACTACACGATCGAGGATCGGTTCGAGGCGGGCCTCGTGCTCACGGGCACCGAGGTCAAGTCGCTGCGCGCCGGCCGCGCCTCGCTCGTCGACGGCTACGCGTACGTCGACCGCGGGGAGGCCTGGCTCGACGCCGTGCACATCCCCGAGTACGGCCAGGGCACGTGGACCAACCACCCGCCGCGCCGCAAGCGCAAGCTGCTGCTGCACCGCCACGAGATCGACAAGCTGCAGGCGAAGGTCGCGCAGGGCGGCTACACCCTCGTCCCGCTCTCGCTGTACTTCCTCGACGGCCGCGCGAAGGTCGAGCTCGCCGTGGCGAAGGGCAAGAAGGACTACGACAAGCGCCACGCGCTGCGCGAGCGGCAGGACAAGCGCGAGGCGGAGCGCGCCATGCGCACCCGCAACCGCATGAACGAGTAGCGCGCCGCCCCGCCGCCGGCTCGTTCGACAAGGCACGCGCGGTTCGCTTGGATGGTGAGCGCCGGCGGGATCCACCCAGGCGAAGCCGGCGGAAGGTTCCCCATGCGAGTCGGCATCCTCACATCCGGCGGCGACTGCCCCGGCCTCAACGCGGTCATCAGGGCCGCCGTCCTCACCGGCATGAAGCACCACGGCCTCGAGTTCGTGGGCATCCGCGACGGCTATCGCGGCCTCGTCGACGGCGACGTGCGCGTGCTCAACCGATCGGCGGTGCGCGGCATCTCGCGCATCGGCGGCACGATCCTCGGCACGAGCCGCACGAACCCCTACGAGGGCGACGCGGGCGGCGGCGCGAACGTCGCGAAGACGCTCGACCGCCTCGGCATCGACGCGGTCATGGCGATCGGCGGCGAGGGCACCCTCGCGGCCGCCAAGCGGCTGGCCGACGAGGGCATCCCGATCGTCGGCGTGCCGAAGACGATCGACAACGACCTCGCGGCCACCGACTACACCTTCGGCTTCGACACCGCGGTGCAGATCGCCACGGAGGCCGGCGACCGCCTGCGCACCACGGGCGACTCGCACATGCGCTGCATGGTGCTCGAGGTCATGGGCCGCCACGTCGGCTGGATCGCGCTGCACACGGGCATCGCCACGGGCGCCCACGTGACGCTCATCCCCGAGCAGCCGCGCTCGATCGAGTGGATCGCCGACTACGTGCAGCAGGTCTACGACCGCCGCCGCGCGCCGCTCGTCGTGGTCTCGGAGGGCTTCAAGCTCGAGGGCATGGAGGAGGAGTACTCGCGCAAGGGCCTCGACGCCTTCAATCGCCCGCGCCTCGGCGGCATCGGCGAGGTCATCGCGCCGATGATCGAGGAGCGCACCGGCATCGAGTCGCGCGCGACGGTGCTCGGCCACATCCAGCGCGGCGGCGCGCCCTCGGGGGCCGACCGCGTGCTCGCCACCCGCTTCGGGCTGGCCGCGACCGAGGCCGTCGTCGACGGCGACTGGGGCACCATGGTCTCGCTCAAGGGCACCGAGATCGTCCGCGTCGGCCTCGCCGACGCGCTCGGCGACCTCAAGCGCGTGCCGGAGCACCGCTACCGCGAGGCCGAGGCGCTCTTCGGCTGATCGGCGACCGCGGCGTCGTCGCAGCGCCCGCACGCCCAGGAGGGCCGCTGCGACGACGACCGCGACGCGCCTCCTTGCGCCCGCCTCGGACGGGCTCGTAGGATGGAGGGCTGGCATCGCCGGCTCGCGCCGGTCCGCCGGCCCCACAACTCCACAGCGTGCGACTCGCACCACTCCATGGGGATGATCGGTTTCGACAGCGCCTCAGTCGGAGCGGGAAGCGGGTAGAGGATCCAGGGTCATCTCTGCAACGCCCCCTGGGAACCAATAGGTGCCAACGCTAAGCGCACCGACTTCGCCCTCGCTGCCTAAGCGAGCCTGAAGTCCGTCAGACCGGGTCTGCCCTCGCCCCGGACCCTGGCGTCATCAAGAGGGCTTGCTGCGATGCTGCGTCTCAGGGCATCGCGGGACTTTCGCTGAGGCTGGGCTCGTCGACCTAGATGCTCAGGGCAAAGGTCGGAGCCGAGCAGAACGCCCTTCCTGAGCTGCACCCGGAGAAGCCGCACGGTCCGAGCGTTGGACGGGGGTTCGATTCCCCCCATCTCCACCACCGGTCGCGAGTCGCACGCTGTGAGAGGCCACGCCTCCGCCCCACTACGCTGGGCGTCGAACGACGCTGCGAGGAGGCATTGCGTGAGCGACTACAAGGTCACCGACCCGTACACGGGCGAGGTCGTCAAGGAGTACCCGACGGCCACCGACGAGGAGATCCGCGCCGCGCTCGAGCGCGCGCACGCGGCCTTCGCCGTCTGGAGCCGGACGCCGATCGCCGAGCGCGCCGCGGTGCTCTCGAAGGCGGCGCAGCTGTTCGCGGAGCGCTCGCGCGAGCTCGCCGAGATCATCCGCACCGAGATGGGCAAGCCGCTCGGCCAGGGCATCTTCGAGGCCGAGTTCTCGGGCGAGATCATCCAGTACTACGCGGACCACGGCGAGGCGTTCCTCGCCGACGAGATCCTCGAGAACCGCGGCGGCGTCGACGCGCGGGTCCGGAAGTCGGCCCAGGGCGCGATCCTCGGCATCATGCCCTGGAACTTCCCCTACTACCAGGTCGCGCGCTTCGCGTTCCCGAACCTCATGCTCGGCAACACGGTCATCCTCAAGCACGCGCCGCAGTGCCCGTGGTCGGCGACGACGATCGCCGAGATCCTCGAGGAGGCCGGCCTGCCGGCGGGCGCGTACGAGAACGTCTTCGCGACGAACGAGCAGATCTCCGAGATCGTGATCCCGGATGCGCGCGTGCGCGGCATCTCGCTCACGGGCTCCGAGCGCGCGGGCGCCGCGGTCGCCGAGGTCGCCGGCCGCAACCTCAAGAAGGTCGTGCTCGAGCTCGGCGGCTCCGACCCGTTCATCGTGCTCTCGGCCGACGACCTCGACGCGGTCGTCGACAACGCGCTCGAGACCCGCATGGAGAACTCGG
This genomic interval carries:
- a CDS encoding MFS transporter yields the protein MSGVDQSERFPWRRVAGAAFVPTAAFAIGEGAVIPYIPLIAGDLGASLAVAAVVAAMLTVGQLAGDVPGGSIVARFGERPTMIAAGALVLAALALAFVARDVWVLGVAVFVLGLGHAVFGLARHAFMTTFVPLRYRARALSTLGGIFRLGMFVGPLLGSAVLGLGLPVHSVWVVCAVGTVIAIVVLLVLPDPASAFERTPATTGAIEVVEERQHVFAVIRGSARILGTVGVGAAMLSLARSARQVLLPLWAVSIGLDAVTTGIVIGIAGGLDFALFFLSGWIMDRFGRLWSVVPALTLMGVAFAMLAASHDLSAAVGWFVAAAMVLSLGNGFGSGIIMTLGADLADRQNPAPFLGAWRLTVDLGGAAAPLLISALVSVASIAVAAGSLTLLCVAGTVMLVRFLPRGIGRG
- the prfB gene encoding peptide chain release factor 2; the protein is MADLDIAGDIADLRSTFASITAVADVPQLEADIATLSEQAGAPDLWDDVEAAQKVTSALSHKQAALKRITETTARIDDLEVLVEMANEEGDASVQDEARKELAAIKKVVADMEIQTLLDGEFDSMPAVVTIRAGAGGVDASDFAEMLLRMYLRYAEQHGYSVSVHETSYAEEAGIKSASFEVDTPYAFGNLSVEAGTHRLVRMSPFGAAGKRQTSFAAVEVVPLFEEAVEVEVPENDIRVDVFRSSGPGGQSVNTTDSAVRITHIPTGIVVSMQNEKSQIQNRAAAMRVLQSRLMLRQREEEAARKKELAGNISASWGDQMRSYVLAPYQMVKDLRTLHEVNNPSAVFDGDLDGFIAAGIRWRKQQQLEQD
- a CDS encoding 4-hydroxyphenylacetate 3-hydroxylase N-terminal domain-containing protein, producing the protein MQTGADYLASLDDGRVVVLDGERVERVAQHPALAGTAATIASLYDALHGSDAAALLAEGPGGAPTHAFWAIPRSRGDLRAQREAIRAWQRTTHGWLGRTPETMAATITSMAAHAPFYGRFEANVRAMHARDAAAVTHYAQALVNPPVDRDLPPDEVADVFLHVVRETDEGLVLRGAKAVVTGAATAQRLLVSHFGGEVQTDDFAIAASVPVGAQGLRLYARGIPSAPDAPLASRFAEHDWLVVFDDVLVPWEDVLIRDAATMLAHNRGAVGWNARLALQSATRLEAKLEHLAALAARAVEILGTQELRGVQAALGELVAVRHAVAGMRDAMIEQAGPVGDEGAWGPGVEPAMAFSAAAPDAYGRVRALLQTTLASGLAHLPVPAAALAEHPEVAPLLRGSGGADASERLDVLGTLHDALVSGFGARHELYERSHWGQPERTHVGILGLARAHGRLDDWRG
- the ftsE gene encoding cell division ATP-binding protein FtsE, coding for MIRFDEVSKTYSRKARPALEGISLEILKGEFVFLVGASGSGKSTLIRMVLREERPTSGEVHVLGQRLQALPTRRVPFFRRNLGVVFQDFRLLHNKTVYENVAFTLQVIGKSRGFISEAVPDVLKIVGLAGKASRLPHELSGGEQQRVAIARAVVNRPPILLADEPTGNLDPSTSAGIMALLARINEGGTTVVMATHEAAIVDSMQKRVVELDAGRIMRDEATGSYRRTLAAYDDELGEEVPA
- the ftsX gene encoding permease-like cell division protein FtsX, with amino-acid sequence MRIQLIADEVWNGLRRNLSVVVSVVLVTFISLSFVGAAILLQMQITQMKGFWYDRAQVGIYFCGPVDATDTCTQTAATEEQVQAVREVLETGAIAQYVGDVEFEDREAAYANFMDQFGGTASAEFASPETMNEALRVRPTTPDDAALIREATSSLPGVLEVRDQQALLEPIFQVLNTASLAAIGVAVLMLVAAVLLISTTIRLSAFSRKRELGIMRLVGASNRFIQTPFIIEGVVAALLGAVLAAGSVVAIVHFFLQGYVAPMLQTIAIVGVGDALVVAPVLVGIGVLFAGVAAAVAIRRYLRI
- the smpB gene encoding SsrA-binding protein SmpB, translating into MPRETGQKVVAQNRKARHDYTIEDRFEAGLVLTGTEVKSLRAGRASLVDGYAYVDRGEAWLDAVHIPEYGQGTWTNHPPRRKRKLLLHRHEIDKLQAKVAQGGYTLVPLSLYFLDGRAKVELAVAKGKKDYDKRHALRERQDKREAERAMRTRNRMNE
- a CDS encoding ATP-dependent 6-phosphofructokinase — encoded protein: MRVGILTSGGDCPGLNAVIRAAVLTGMKHHGLEFVGIRDGYRGLVDGDVRVLNRSAVRGISRIGGTILGTSRTNPYEGDAGGGANVAKTLDRLGIDAVMAIGGEGTLAAAKRLADEGIPIVGVPKTIDNDLAATDYTFGFDTAVQIATEAGDRLRTTGDSHMRCMVLEVMGRHVGWIALHTGIATGAHVTLIPEQPRSIEWIADYVQQVYDRRRAPLVVVSEGFKLEGMEEEYSRKGLDAFNRPRLGGIGEVIAPMIEERTGIESRATVLGHIQRGGAPSGADRVLATRFGLAATEAVVDGDWGTMVSLKGTEIVRVGLADALGDLKRVPEHRYREAEALFG
- a CDS encoding NAD-dependent succinate-semialdehyde dehydrogenase, with the translated sequence MSDYKVTDPYTGEVVKEYPTATDEEIRAALERAHAAFAVWSRTPIAERAAVLSKAAQLFAERSRELAEIIRTEMGKPLGQGIFEAEFSGEIIQYYADHGEAFLADEILENRGGVDARVRKSAQGAILGIMPWNFPYYQVARFAFPNLMLGNTVILKHAPQCPWSATTIAEILEEAGLPAGAYENVFATNEQISEIVIPDARVRGISLTGSERAGAAVAEVAGRNLKKVVLELGGSDPFIVLSADDLDAVVDNALETRMENSGQSCNASKRFIVVDELYDAFTAKLAEKVAALPIGGPEDEDATVGPLSSQAAADRIREQVSSAIAEGAQVLAGDVASSGDARVQPALLGGVTDDMEAYREELFGPVGTVYRAKDVDDAVRIANDTPFGLGSRLWCSDPELAREVADRIDAGMVAINGAGAEDYDMPFGGTKRSGFGRELGPHGMEEFMNRKLVVMP